Genomic window (Terriglobia bacterium):
TTGACTGTGTCTACCACTTTGCCTTGCCTGAGCTGATAGCCAGCGTCGGAAAGCTCCACCTCGAAGACCCTGACCGGCTAGTTAAAACAATGGTGGAAGGAAAGCGGTTAAAGGATATCGCGGATCTACCGCTTGACTTGGCAGTGTGACCGACAAACTGTCACCAGAACGCCGCTCCGAAAATATGCGGCGCATCCGGAGCACGGGCACTTCTCCAGAAATCGTGGTCCGCCGACTGGCCCATGGAATGGGGTTTCGTTATCGCCTGCACTTTTCCAAACTTCCCGGTAAGCCTGACCTCGTTTTTCCCCGGTTGAAGCGGATAGTGGAAGTGCGCGGATGCTTTTGGCACCAGCATCCTGGTTGTATTGATTCGCACGTCCCAAAGAGCCGCATTCCGTACTGGAAGCCGAAGCTCACGCGCAACAAACAGCGGGACAAGGAGAACGACCGTCGCGTGCGCCAACTTGGGTGGCAAGTTCTCGTAATCTGGGAATGCGAGGTAAAGGACAGGGACCAAGTTTCCCGGCGGCTCAGGCAGTTCCTAGGGAAATAAAATGCCGTCGGCACGTGCGTACATCAGGTGTTTGCGGCTGCGCGGATGCGCGCCGAAACAACCCCTCACTCTGCATTATACAACCGGAGCTGCTGCTCCTGACTTGCGCCAGCACCTCCACTCGGCTCAGTTCTCTCTTGCTCATCTTTAATAGCACCTGTCCGACCTCCTTCCAGAGGTCTTATTAGAGGAAATTTCGATCGAGCACAGAAGGGGACATTTCATCCAGGTCCACAGCATCGGCGCAGCCGCTGGAGCACAGCAATTCCGATTAGAACAGGTGTACTCGCAGGGTCAGATACCTTTTCGGATTGCTGCGGAATTCCGTTA
Coding sequences:
- a CDS encoding very short patch repair endonuclease, with the translated sequence MTDKLSPERRSENMRRIRSTGTSPEIVVRRLAHGMGFRYRLHFSKLPGKPDLVFPRLKRIVEVRGCFWHQHPGCIDSHVPKSRIPYWKPKLTRNKQRDKENDRRVRQLGWQVLVIWECEVKDRDQVSRRLRQFLGK